One genomic segment of Occultella kanbiaonis includes these proteins:
- a CDS encoding ferritin-like domain-containing protein, producing MYTRKNFIRDAGLVIPGAIALTMLGSKFAFADDGDFDGPLDVLNYALTLEYLEAEFYRQGNAAGLVSGQAAEYLATIQTDEETHVMTLQDTIASLGGAAVPAPMVDFGEAFASEANYLETAFTFENLGVQAYLGAAPSLFQEKELLTAAASIFGVEARHAAILGVLQNKPAEGGVYQGALETALSRADVLEAASPFIVSAETL from the coding sequence GTGTACACCCGAAAGAACTTCATCCGTGATGCCGGTCTGGTGATCCCGGGCGCGATCGCCTTGACGATGCTCGGCTCGAAATTCGCTTTCGCCGACGACGGTGACTTCGATGGTCCGCTCGACGTGCTGAACTACGCGCTGACCCTTGAGTACCTCGAGGCCGAGTTCTACCGACAGGGCAACGCGGCCGGTCTGGTGAGTGGCCAGGCCGCCGAGTACCTCGCCACGATCCAGACCGACGAGGAGACCCACGTCATGACCCTGCAGGACACCATCGCGTCGCTCGGCGGCGCGGCGGTGCCGGCGCCGATGGTCGACTTCGGCGAGGCGTTCGCGAGCGAGGCGAACTATCTCGAGACGGCCTTCACGTTCGAGAACCTCGGCGTGCAGGCCTACCTCGGTGCGGCACCGTCGCTGTTCCAGGAGAAGGAGTTACTGACGGCGGCGGCGAGCATCTTCGGGGTCGAGGCACGCCACGCCGCGATCCTCGGCGTGCTGCAGAACAAGCCCGCCGAGGGCGGCGTCTACCAGGGCGCGCTCGAGACGGCGCTGAGCCGTGCCGACGTGCTGGAGGCAGCGTCGCCGTTCATCGTCAGCGCGGAGACGCTCTGA
- a CDS encoding class E sortase, producing the protein MPVIGRRVVAGVVVAVGAAALVVLPGLGNEPVPSGPSTSLERLLDSDERAEAGRPTLETVQGLAAELSDTSGDQPIDPDRVSAVVTSPGPYEVLGQLQIPAIGLDAEVGNGVDPDTLVLGPGHWPGTPVPGQVGNAVLSGHRTTHTAPFRDLDELTEGDEITVSTRAGVTTTYVVTEVLVVPVEEYTGEVLAQPEDPSTRELTLFACHPEGSLTHRIIVHAQAPPA; encoded by the coding sequence ATGCCCGTGATCGGACGACGGGTCGTCGCGGGGGTCGTGGTCGCCGTCGGCGCCGCGGCGCTCGTCGTGCTCCCGGGCCTGGGCAATGAGCCGGTGCCGTCCGGGCCGAGCACCTCACTGGAGCGTCTGCTGGACTCGGACGAGCGCGCCGAGGCCGGGCGGCCCACGCTGGAGACCGTCCAGGGTCTGGCGGCTGAGCTCAGCGACACCTCGGGCGACCAGCCGATCGACCCGGACCGGGTCTCGGCCGTGGTGACGAGCCCCGGTCCGTACGAGGTCCTGGGGCAGTTGCAGATCCCCGCCATCGGGCTCGATGCCGAGGTCGGCAACGGGGTCGACCCGGACACTCTTGTCCTCGGTCCGGGCCACTGGCCGGGCACTCCGGTGCCGGGTCAGGTCGGCAACGCGGTGCTCTCCGGCCACCGCACCACGCACACCGCGCCGTTCCGGGATCTCGACGAGTTGACCGAGGGCGACGAGATCACGGTGTCGACGCGAGCCGGCGTGACTACGACGTACGTGGTCACCGAGGTGCTCGTGGTCCCCGTCGAGGAGTACACGGGCGAGGTCCTCGCCCAGCCGGAGGACCCGTCGACGCGAGAGCTCACCCTCTTCGCCTGCCATCCCGAGGGCAGCCTCACCCACCGCATCATCGTGCACGCGCAAGCGCCGCCCGCCTGA
- the ribD gene encoding bifunctional diaminohydroxyphosphoribosylaminopyrimidine deaminase/5-amino-6-(5-phosphoribosylamino)uracil reductase RibD — protein MTPSSLRTASIADTGSGMIDQAEHGALRRALEIAAHPAVPFGPNPRVGCVLLGPDGRVIAEGYHRGAGTAHAEVDALTRAGSADAVGATAVVTLQPCAHTGRTGPCTRALTEAGIRRVVIGRRDPNPAAAGGVEILRGAGIEVETDLPAELAADAAALNRGWEHGLRHARPLVTAKLALTLDGRVAAADGSSRWITGSAAREQVHLLRARCDVILVGAGTARADLPALTARRTDGTLRPRQPLRAVMGLGQIPDLPTQEPAVPALRLRTHDPSEALAVLHARGRRHVLLEGGPTLAAAFLTAGLVDELIVHLAPKVLGAGPAAIGPLGIGTIADALALDLIDTALLTSPDGHIDLQLTLRPPAV, from the coding sequence GTGACCCCTTCCTCACTCCGGACCGCGAGCATCGCGGACACCGGGAGCGGGATGATCGACCAGGCTGAACACGGCGCGCTGCGCCGTGCCCTCGAGATCGCGGCGCACCCCGCGGTCCCCTTCGGACCGAACCCGCGCGTCGGCTGCGTCCTGCTCGGCCCGGACGGCCGGGTCATCGCCGAGGGCTACCACCGCGGCGCCGGTACCGCGCATGCCGAGGTCGACGCCCTGACCCGGGCCGGGTCGGCTGACGCGGTGGGTGCGACGGCGGTCGTCACCCTCCAACCCTGCGCCCACACCGGCCGTACCGGCCCGTGCACTCGGGCCCTGACCGAGGCCGGGATCCGCCGTGTGGTGATCGGCCGCCGCGACCCGAACCCCGCCGCGGCCGGCGGGGTCGAGATCCTGCGCGGGGCGGGGATCGAGGTCGAGACCGACCTCCCCGCCGAGCTCGCGGCCGACGCGGCGGCGCTGAACCGCGGCTGGGAGCACGGGCTCCGGCACGCGCGCCCCCTGGTCACCGCGAAGTTGGCGCTCACCCTGGACGGCCGGGTGGCCGCGGCCGACGGCTCCAGCCGGTGGATCACCGGCAGTGCGGCCCGCGAGCAGGTCCACCTCCTGCGTGCACGGTGCGACGTGATCCTGGTCGGCGCCGGGACCGCCCGCGCGGACCTGCCCGCGCTGACCGCGCGCCGCACCGATGGCACCCTGCGGCCGAGGCAGCCGCTTCGCGCCGTGATGGGGCTCGGCCAGATCCCAGACCTGCCCACCCAAGAGCCCGCGGTTCCCGCCCTGCGGCTGCGCACCCATGACCCGTCCGAAGCACTTGCAGTCCTCCACGCTCGCGGCCGGCGACACGTGCTGCTCGAGGGCGGACCGACCCTCGCTGCCGCTTTCCTCACCGCGGGGCTGGTCGACGAACTGATCGTCCACCTCGCCCCGAAGGTCCTCGGAGCCGGGCCGGCGGCGATCGGGCCGCTCGGCATCGGAACCATCGCCGACGCCCTGGCGCTCGACCTGATCGACACCGCCCTGCTCACCTCGCCCGACGGGCACATCGACCTCCAGCTGACCCTGCGGCCACCCGCCGTCTGA
- a CDS encoding ferritin-like domain-containing protein yields MHETNDPIGTDPGWAARVRRSRQMFGGKPVLRFQTEATRRTFIAGAGLVGVGATFVAFNRNDPVAFADTTGDIDILNYALTLEYLEAEFYTQGIAGNVITDERELELVSPIRDHEQAHVDGITQLITDLGGTPVESPTFMFPDGTFTDRDMFLETASMFEELGVQAYHGQVALISDAEILGTAAAIAGVESRHAAVVAHLMGGEPFPAPFEANLPMEDVLAAAGQFIEG; encoded by the coding sequence ATGCATGAGACCAACGATCCCATCGGGACAGACCCCGGCTGGGCGGCGCGAGTGCGTCGGTCCAGGCAGATGTTCGGCGGCAAGCCGGTGCTGCGGTTCCAGACCGAGGCGACGCGCCGCACCTTCATCGCGGGCGCCGGACTGGTCGGGGTGGGTGCGACCTTCGTCGCGTTCAACCGGAACGACCCGGTCGCCTTCGCCGACACCACCGGCGACATCGACATCCTCAACTACGCGCTCACCCTCGAGTACCTCGAGGCGGAGTTCTACACGCAGGGAATCGCCGGCAACGTCATCACCGACGAGCGCGAACTCGAACTCGTGAGCCCGATCCGGGACCACGAGCAGGCACACGTGGACGGCATCACGCAACTGATCACGGACCTCGGCGGTACGCCCGTGGAGTCGCCGACATTCATGTTCCCGGACGGCACCTTCACCGACCGTGACATGTTCCTCGAGACGGCCTCGATGTTCGAGGAGCTGGGCGTGCAGGCCTACCACGGCCAGGTCGCGCTGATCAGCGATGCCGAGATCCTTGGCACCGCGGCCGCGATCGCGGGCGTCGAGTCCCGGCACGCGGCCGTCGTCGCCCACCTCATGGGCGGCGAGCCATTCCCCGCACCGTTCGAGGCGAACCTCCCCATGGAGGACGTCCTCGCCGCGGCCGGCCAGTTCATCGAAGGTTAG